A window of Sorex araneus isolate mSorAra2 chromosome 3, mSorAra2.pri, whole genome shotgun sequence genomic DNA:
AACAGTGTGATGTCTGTTCCGCCCTCGCCCCCGTTCCTTACACGTGTGGCTCCCGTGACCGTCCTTGCCGCCTTAGAGACTCCACTGGCCGCAGGGTGGAGAGCTGCAGACCAAGAGGAAGGGCCCCGAGAGAGGCCGGTCGTGAGGGACTCAGACAGCCGGGAAATGTGTCAGGGTGGCCCCGGGGGAGAGATGCGGGGGACACGCGTGTCTCAGGGCGTGGGTGGAGACTGGCAGAGACGGCCGCAGGCTCCGGCTCGTGGACGGGAGGGTGAGCGCAGTGGGTAGAGTGAGCAGACGGAGCCAGGCGATGgtcggggaggaaagctggagaggCCGCGGGGTGGTGCCTACGGAACCAGGCTGCCCGCAGTGACACGCAGCTGCCCGCCTGGGAAGGGGACGCCAAGGCGGGACTGTCAGTTGACTCGGGCATCCTCTGGAGGACACGTCACGCCAGTGAGGATTCCTGCGGGCACGTGCAGTGAAAACGACTCACCGGCCCCCAGACCCGAAGCACGGAAGCCCAGGGGACCCCTCCCGCCTTCACTTCCAACCGTCCACGAGCCAAGCTCCGGGCTCTGGCGGTCGTGAGCAGAGAAGGAGTCACACGACAGTCCTCAGACCTTTATTGCCCCGACAGGAAAGACGCTCGAACCCTCCTGCGCAGCAGTCGCCCCGTCTCTGCCAAGCAAAGCTTCTTCCTGTGTGTCCGGGACAGCCGCTCCTGGTCACGGCTCCGCTCTGTCCACGGCAGACCCCGGGGCACCCCGCACCGATCAGGGTCCAGGCTGGGGCTCTCACTTCTCTGCTCCTAGGAgaccccttgcccccccccccaaccctgcccccctCTACAAACCGCAGCCCCCTTCCCCGTCCCCAGGGGGCGCTCTAAGACCCACACTTGGTCCTTACTCCAGTTGCTTTCTCCTGCTGAGTGTGTTCTGACCGTGAGGGAGGGATGGCAGCCGGGAGGGGGCGCTTTCAGACCCTTGAGTTCTAAAGTCCAGGCTGCAGGGGAGAGGCTCTGCGGGCGCCCCACCCACCTCCGTTCTGCTCAGCATCTGGCGTTTTCAGAGGTGTCGGCGGTGCTCCAGGTGTGTTTGAGCTTCTCGTACCTGCCCTCCCAGCCACAGCTCCTGGCCGGCCGCCGGCGCCTGGGCCgtgctgtccctccctgggggcCGGAGGCACCCTGCTGGCCACCAGGACGACTGCTGCGCTGTGTCCAAAGAGGAGGAACAAATTGTCCCCAGACGATTTTGGGGTCTTGGGGCTCCTTGTCACCCTGAGTATCAAAGCTGAGACCCATCTCGGGACCCAAGTACCTCACGCCTTTGGGTCGCCCTGACTGGACCTGCTCAAATGGGCCACAGAGGGCGGTGACACAGCcaggaggctggggctgggggcaagtcgttgggggccagggggaggggacacCCTGGGTGAGGCCAGTCAGCGTCTCCGCTTCATCACAGCTCAAACGTCGGAGGGGCGACCAGCACCCAGGGcctgcatgtgcacgtgtgtgcacgcacatgtgtgcTGCGTCCGTATATGCACGTGTGTACGCACACATGTGAGTGAGGTCAGTAGATGCAcgctcgtgtgtgtgtgcatgtgggggctCCGTGCACATGCACGTATGCGTAAGTCTGTGCGTGCGTGTAAATGCCTGCATgctcatgtgtgcacatgtgtgcgtgcatgcgggAGTGGCGTGACGGGAGGAAGGACGGAGACAAGGAGCGTGTCCCAGCGTGTAATCCTGCACCTGCGTGCACGGAGCCGAGCTCTCCCTGAGAAAATGCCGCCGTCCACGCACGAGGTCTGCTTCTCTGCCCGTCCTGACCCGACCCCTGTGccggaggggaaactgaggcaggggcaGGCCCCCCCCTCCTTTTACATTGCGCTCCACCCAGGCTGTCAGGGGCTTCACCCCAGGGGGCGCTGCAAGTTCCTTTTCCCTCCACTGCCCACGGGCCCTGGGctgcaccccagcagggcctccCCGTGGGCTTACGGGGTTCCTGGGCccaccctgggggtgctcagagtcTGACATCCCCTCACCAGGGGCAGCGCCGTCGGAGTGAGTGGGACCCCCCCACACCAGCCGGCTTGGTCACTCCCATCCCCGCTCCCAGGAAGGACCTCGGGGCGGCGGCGAGTGAGAATGAGAAGTCCCGGGTGCGCAGCTGTGCGTGGGGCTCGCGCCCTGCCGCCGTGCCCACTGGGGGCCGGCACTCGGGGTCCCCGACGTCGGCCGGGACGCGCTCCCCTTCCCCGCGTGCGGTCAGCGGCGCCGGCTCAGTGGCTGCTCCTCCCCAACTCGGGCAGCTTGTGGACGTGGTGGTCCACGGAGATGGAGGTCCGCAGCGTGCCCAGGGAGCTGTCGAgggcgccgggccgggcgcgccGGCAGCGCCCGCACACCACCTCGCCCAGCTTCTGGCGGAAGCGCCGGCCCACGAGCACGTAGAGCAGCGGGTTGAGGCAGCTGTTGCTGTAGGCCAGGAAGGAGGACACCTGCGTGAGCACGTCCACCAGCAGCTCGGCGCGGCAGCCGGCCAGCACGCGCAGGCGCAGCAGCGTGTCCAGGAAGGTGCTGACCTGGAAGGGCAGCCAGCAGAGCACGAAGAGCAGCAGCACGGCCAGCACCAGCCAGGTGGCCCTGCGCTCCGCCCGCGCCGCCTGGAAGCGCTGCAGGTCGTTGTGGCGCAGCGCCCGGAGCACCTGCAGCGTGCAGAAGCCGATGACGGCCAGCGGCAGCAGGAAGCCCACCGTGTTGAGCAGCACGTTGGTGAGCACCGGCCAGGCCGCGGGGGGCCCGGGGTAGCGGATGACGCAGGCCGTGACGTTGTGGCCCTCCTCGGCGTAGCGCTCCAGGGTGCGGAAGGCCAGCGTGGGCGCGCTGAGCAGCAGCGCGCAGCCCCACACGGCCAGGCTGTGCCGCCGCGCGCCGCGCACGCGCCGCAGGCGGCCCAGGGACAGCGTCTTGGCCAGCGCCAGGTAGCGGTCGACGCTCACCAGCATCAGGAAGTAGATGCTGCTGTAGAGGTTCATGGAGACCACGGCGCCCACCAGGCGGCACAGCGCCTCCCCGAACAGCCAGTCGAAGTGGCGGGCGATGGTGACGGCCCAGAAGGGCAGCCCGCAGGCCAGCAGCAGGTCGGCCGCCGCCAGGCTGCCCAGGTACACCTCGGCCACCGTGCAGCGGCTCGGGTGCAGCCCGAACACGCCCAGCACCACCACGTTCTCCAGCGCGGCCAGCACGAACAGCACCCACAGGAAGGGCGCCTGCATGGTGTTGAAGCCACTCAGCCACGCCGGCACCGGGCACTCGCCGTCCGGGCCCGGCGTCCCGTTGAGGGCCGGCGCCGGGACCTGCGTGGTGAGGTTGAGCAGGTCGCTGCGCGGAGAGAGCGGAAAGAGGCGGTGGTCACCGGCTTGGCCTGCGGGAGCCCCGgggccgagcactgctgggggagcccggggccgagcactgctggggagcccaGGGTGGAGCACTGCTAAGGAGCCTGGggtggagcactgctggggagcctggggtggggcacTGCTAAGGAGCCCAGGGTGGAGCATTGCTGGGGAGC
This region includes:
- the BDKRB2 gene encoding B2 bradykinin receptor yields the protein MPRAPMFPTWKLPVFLLALDDPLPTMAAPGDLLNLTTQVPAPALNGTPGPDGECPVPAWLSGFNTMQAPFLWVLFVLAALENVVVLGVFGLHPSRCTVAEVYLGSLAAADLLLACGLPFWAVTIARHFDWLFGEALCRLVGAVVSMNLYSSIYFLMLVSVDRYLALAKTLSLGRLRRVRGARRHSLAVWGCALLLSAPTLAFRTLERYAEEGHNVTACVIRYPGPPAAWPVLTNVLLNTVGFLLPLAVIGFCTLQVLRALRHNDLQRFQAARAERRATWLVLAVLLLFVLCWLPFQVSTFLDTLLRLRVLAGCRAELLVDVLTQVSSFLAYSNSCLNPLLYVLVGRRFRQKLGEVVCGRCRRARPGALDSSLGTLRTSISVDHHVHKLPELGRSSH